From Rutidosis leptorrhynchoides isolate AG116_Rl617_1_P2 chromosome 3, CSIRO_AGI_Rlap_v1, whole genome shotgun sequence, a single genomic window includes:
- the LOC139898948 gene encoding uncharacterized protein, protein MAKVFWVDDEEQFDHKSHIGCMSGIFHAFDNQLWHSNVKKILPHRKNEGLVKHAKRKGRYKRISDDQDPFEVLQLLDAKTSHILVDQSNKKTSSNQKKSLKARIKALVSDENDKQQDPNFVPGPKLQRTYSIHHLETNEWVDPIIFFTENVTNTPETTESRDILDMFEVDKKLFSNMLQDQSPILTKSGSFPTAYKSGGRNLIPMKLEDKVNEFFTKSKSEKRLDTKESGYMRLRRISSMNESANRYSQSFDFGVDKETILRPSKSLKLINTSFSFRISDNERNVASLALSSDKYKELNSTQDVDSLNEVIEKHEDTNALTIEEDNHHEKVQFSEDFQENNENETKTFDDKIHLKSSMRRYQEDDDFTYVKQILEHSGFIKNGFEQTWHTSNQPLDPFVFQEIESQYFHDPERFAEEINELSHRLLIFDLVDDVLFGMYERSLSYYPKALSSFCHVRRPPSGPHVVDEVWKRVSRMVNLKPDSNDSLDDIVSRDMKNDDGWMNLQLDSECVGLELEDLIFEEILEEMLSDLI, encoded by the exons ATGGCGAAAGTGTTTTGGGTTGATGATGAAGAACAGTTTGATCATAAATCTCATATTGGATGCATGTCTGGAATATTTCATGCTTTTGATAATCAATTATGGCACTCTAATGTCAAGAAGATACTTCCACACAGAAAGAATGAAGGTCTCGTTAAACACGCGAAAC gtaaAGGAAGGTACAAAAGGATATCAGATGATCAAGATCCTTTTGAAGTTTTACAGCTTTTAGATGCCAAAACAAGTCATATTTTG GTGGATCAGAGTAATAAAAAAACTAGCTCCAACCAAAAAAAGTCGCTTAAAGCTCGTATAAAAGCTTTAGTTTCTGACGAAAACGATAAACAACAAGATCCAAATTTTGTACCGGGTCCAAAGTTGCAGAGGACTTACTCAATTCATCATTTGGAAACCAATGAATGGGTTGATCCAATCATTTTCTTTACTGAAAATGTCACAAATACCCCTGAAACCACCGAATCTCGCGATATTTTAGACATGTTTGAAGTTGACAAAAAGCTATTTTCAAATATGTTACAAGATCAGTCTCCAATATTGACAAAATCAGGTTCTTTTCCTACTGCGTATAAGTCGGGAGGTCGAAACTTGATTCCTATGAAGCTTGAGGATAAAGTTAACGAGTTCTTTACAAAATCAAAATCCGAAAAGAGACTAGATACTAAAGAAAGTGGATATATGCGGTTACGAAGAATATCTTCTATGAATGAATCTGCAAATCGATACTCACAATCGTTTGATTTTGGTGTCGATAAAGAGACCATTCTACGGCCTTCAAAAAGCTTGAAGTTAATAAACACGAGTTTCTCTTTTCGTATAAGTGATAATGAAAGAAATGTAGCTTCGTTAGCTTTAAGTTCAGATAAATACAAAGAGTTGAATTCTACACAAGATGTTGACTCATTAAATGAAGTGATCGAGAAACATGAAGATACAAACGCGCTAACAATCGAGGAAGACAATCATCATGAAAAAGTTCAATTCTCAGAAG ATTTTCAAGAAAATAATGAGAACGAAACCAAGACATTCGACGATAAGATACACTTAAAGTCATCAATGAGACGCTACCAAGAAGATGATGATTTCACTTACGTGAAGCAGATTTTAGAGCATTCGGGTTTCATAAAAAATGGTTTTGAACAAACATGGCATACATCTAACCAACCATTAGACCCTTTTGTATTTCAAGAAATAGAGTCTCAATATTTTCATGATCCAGAACGTTTTGCAGAGGAGATAAATGAATTATCTCACCGTTTACTGATCTTTGATTTGGTTGATGATGTTTTGTTTGGTATGTACGAACGATCATTATCGTATTACCCAAAGGCATTGTCATCTTTCTGTCACGTTCGTCGTCCACCTAGTGGACCCCATGTCGTAGATGAAGTTTGGAAGCGTGTTAGTCGAATGGTCAACTTGAAGCCTGATTCGAACGATTCCTTAGACGATATTGTGTCGAGAGATATGAAAAATGATGATGGTTGGATGAATTTGCAGTTGGACTCAGAATGTGTTGGACTAGAATTAGAAGATTTGATCTTTGAAGAAATTTTAGAAGAAATGTTAtctgatttgatttga
- the LOC139902289 gene encoding uncharacterized protein, translated as MADGAITMINKLDFGDPLYLHASDTTTGTPFMSIKLKGTENYNIWSRSMLLALGTKNKLGFINGSLQRHATDVTLQNQWDRCNNVVLSWILGSISDELYSGQIFSTNATHVWNELKETYDKIDGSVIYNLHHKMNSIKQNDSSLSDYYHNLNSLWKQYDCMIAGPACTCGVSCTRPAGVFAKE; from the coding sequence ATGGCTGATGGTGCTATTACTATGATTAATAAACTTGATTTTGGGGACCCATTGTATTTACACGCAAGTGATACAACTACTGGAACACCTTTTATGTCTATAAAACTTAAAGGTACTGAAAATTATAATATTTGGAGCAGGTCTATGTTATTGGCTTTGGGTACTAAAAATAAACTTGGTTTTATTAATGGATCTTTACAAAGACATGCAACAGATGTTACTCTTCAAAATCAATGGGATAGGTGTAACAATGTTGTACTTTCATGGATACTTGGGTCAATATCTGATGAACTTTATTCTGGTCAAATTTTTTCTACTAATGCTACTCATGTTTGGAATGAGCTTAAGGAGACTTATGATAAGATAGATGGTTCTGTCATTTACAATCTGCATCATAAGATGAATTCTATTAAACAAAATGATAGTAGTTTGtctgattattatcataatttgAATAGTTTGTGGAAACAATATGATTGCATGATTGCTGGTCCTGCTTGTACTTGTGGTGTTTCTTGTACTCGTCCTGCTGGTGTGTTTGCTAAAGAATAA